A genome region from Streptomyces antimycoticus includes the following:
- a CDS encoding ABC transporter ATP-binding protein, whose translation MTMDASPAEDAGRRTGGLDARLVVDRGTFRLDLRLSAAPGEVVALLGPNGAGKTTALRALAGLTPLTTGALRLDGRTLEEPERRLRTPPEHRPVGVVFQDYLLFPHLTALDNVAFGPRCHGVPKAEARAQAADWLERMGLTDRAGAKPRAMSGGQAQRVALARALATRPRLLLLDEPLAALDARTRLDVRAGLRRHLAEFEAVAVLVTHDPLDAMVLADRLVVVEDGRTVQEGAPSDISRRPRTDYIASLVGLNLYQGRADGHTVRLDGGATITTTEDLTGPVFVAFPPAAVTLHRDRPDSSARNLWRLEVAGMESHGDQIRVDLTGELPLLADLTTPAVAELALHPGRTVWATLKATQTHAYPA comes from the coding sequence ATGACCATGGACGCCTCCCCCGCCGAAGACGCCGGGCGGCGCACCGGCGGCCTCGACGCCCGCCTCGTCGTGGACCGCGGCACCTTCCGCCTCGACCTGCGGCTGTCCGCCGCGCCCGGCGAGGTGGTCGCCCTGCTCGGGCCCAACGGCGCGGGCAAGACCACCGCCCTGCGCGCCCTGGCCGGGCTCACCCCGCTCACCACGGGGGCGCTGCGGCTGGACGGCCGGACCCTGGAGGAGCCGGAGCGCCGGCTGAGGACCCCGCCCGAACACCGCCCGGTCGGCGTCGTCTTTCAGGACTATCTGCTCTTCCCCCACCTCACCGCCCTCGACAACGTGGCCTTCGGCCCGCGCTGTCACGGCGTGCCGAAGGCGGAGGCCCGCGCCCAGGCGGCCGACTGGCTGGAGCGGATGGGCCTGACCGACCGCGCGGGCGCCAAACCCCGCGCCATGTCCGGCGGTCAGGCGCAGCGAGTCGCCCTCGCCCGCGCCCTCGCCACCCGCCCCCGGCTGCTCCTGCTGGACGAGCCGCTCGCCGCGCTGGACGCCCGCACCCGCCTCGACGTGCGCGCCGGGCTCCGCCGCCATCTGGCCGAGTTCGAGGCGGTGGCCGTCCTGGTCACCCATGACCCGCTGGACGCGATGGTGCTCGCCGACCGGCTCGTGGTCGTGGAGGACGGCCGTACCGTCCAGGAGGGCGCCCCGTCGGACATCTCCCGCCGTCCCCGTACCGACTACATCGCCAGCCTCGTCGGCCTCAACCTCTACCAGGGCCGCGCCGACGGCCACACCGTACGGCTCGACGGCGGCGCCACCATCACCACCACCGAGGACCTCACCGGCCCGGTCTTCGTCGCCTTCCCACCCGCCGCGGTCACCCTCCACCGCGACCGCCCCGACTCCAGCGCACGCAACCTGTGGCGGCTGGAGGTCGCCGGTATGGAGTCGCACGGCGACCAGATCCGCGTCGACCTCACCGGCGAACTCCCCCTGCTGGCCGACCTCACCACACCCGCCGTAGCCGAACTCGCCCTCCACCCGGGCCGCACCGTCTGGGCCACCCTCAAGGCGACCCAGACCCACGCGTATCCGGCCTGA
- a CDS encoding DUF4232 domain-containing protein, whose protein sequence is MSSNTTVRTARRRTVRIAAAALTAAAALTLTACNGSDANASKPAAGAESNGGGSSAGAQGSGAKADPAAKVDTDAGAAGKQSSGAPAAGGDRAGSGVERCHTSGLEASFATGEDAAPDPNAGGSTTTSIVLTNAGDRTCKIGGFAGVDLTSENGGQVWSLARSSAKYGSITLGPGDSTDFTINLGMTDESEEGSYKPAFAVVTPPNETTSLKLEWPWGALVDQRAATHPATFVNPIG, encoded by the coding sequence ATGAGCTCCAACACCACTGTCCGTACCGCTCGTCGCCGCACCGTCCGCATCGCCGCCGCGGCCCTGACCGCAGCCGCCGCCCTGACCCTGACCGCCTGCAACGGCTCGGACGCCAACGCCTCGAAGCCCGCGGCCGGCGCCGAGTCCAACGGCGGGGGCTCCTCCGCCGGAGCGCAGGGTTCCGGCGCCAAGGCGGACCCCGCTGCCAAGGTCGACACCGATGCGGGCGCCGCGGGCAAGCAGTCGAGCGGCGCGCCCGCCGCAGGCGGTGACCGGGCGGGCTCGGGCGTCGAGCGCTGCCACACCTCCGGCCTGGAGGCGTCGTTCGCCACGGGTGAGGACGCGGCCCCGGACCCGAACGCGGGTGGTTCGACGACCACCAGCATCGTGCTGACCAACGCCGGCGACCGCACCTGCAAGATCGGCGGCTTCGCGGGCGTGGACCTCACGTCCGAGAACGGCGGTCAGGTCTGGTCGCTGGCCCGCTCGTCGGCCAAGTACGGCTCGATCACCCTGGGCCCCGGGGACAGCACCGACTTCACGATCAACCTCGGCATGACCGACGAGAGCGAGGAGGGCTCCTACAAGCCCGCCTTCGCCGTCGTCACTCCGCCGAACGAGACCACCTCGCTGAAGCTGGAGTGGCCGTGGGGCGCGCTCGTCGACCAGCGAGCCGCCACCCACCCGGCCACCTTCGTCAACCCCATCGGCTGA